A stretch of the Dechloromonas sp. TW-R-39-2 genome encodes the following:
- a CDS encoding cytochrome c, whose product MIRTAAMAVLLATSFIANASEEAKTKADPAKGKVIAETVCVACHGADGNSAASANPHLAGQVEEYIYKQLKNFKAADGKPAARNNPIMGGMAAPLSDDDMKNVAAWFASQKAKPASAKDETKIALGQKLWRQGDYKKGVPACAGCHGPAGAGLPAQYPKLAGQFPEYTEAQLKAFRADERANDPEKMMRTIAAKLSDVEIKAVSEYAAGLR is encoded by the coding sequence ATGATCCGTACAGCGGCAATGGCAGTCCTTCTCGCCACCAGTTTCATCGCCAACGCTTCCGAAGAAGCCAAAACCAAAGCCGACCCTGCCAAGGGCAAGGTTATTGCCGAGACCGTTTGTGTCGCCTGTCACGGCGCCGACGGCAACAGCGCCGCTTCAGCCAATCCGCATCTGGCTGGCCAGGTTGAAGAGTACATCTACAAGCAACTGAAGAATTTCAAGGCTGCCGATGGCAAGCCGGCTGCCCGCAACAACCCGATCATGGGTGGCATGGCCGCACCGCTTTCTGACGACGACATGAAAAATGTCGCCGCCTGGTTTGCCAGCCAGAAAGCCAAGCCGGCATCTGCCAAGGATGAAACCAAGATTGCTCTGGGCCAGAAACTGTGGCGCCAAGGCGACTACAAGAAGGGCGTTCCTGCCTGTGCAGGCTGTCACGGCCCGGCTGGCGCAGGTCTGCCGGCACAGTATCCGAAGCTGGCTGGCCAGTTCCCGGAATACACCGAAGCCCAACTGAAAGCATTCCGCGCCGACGAACGCGCCAACGACCCGGAAAAAATGATGCGCACGATCGCCGCCAAGCTTTCGGACGTTGAAATCAAGGCCGTATCGGAATACGCCGCCGGCCTGCGTTAA
- the nudB gene encoding dihydroneopterin triphosphate diphosphatase — translation MSEYKQPVSVLVVIYTPALDVLLLERAAHPGFWQSVTGSREGNEALIDTARREVGEETGINTNLHQLTDWQQTNIFEIFPQWRHRYAPGVTENTEHVFGLQVASKLKITTAPNEHRDWTWMPWQTAAERCFSWTNRDAIQALPTLLNLKP, via the coding sequence ATGAGCGAGTACAAGCAACCGGTTTCGGTGCTCGTCGTCATCTATACCCCGGCGCTCGATGTACTGCTCCTCGAGCGGGCGGCTCACCCAGGCTTCTGGCAATCGGTAACCGGCAGCCGGGAAGGCAATGAAGCGCTGATCGACACCGCCCGCCGGGAAGTCGGCGAAGAAACCGGCATCAATACCAATCTTCACCAGCTGACCGACTGGCAACAGACCAACATCTTCGAGATTTTCCCGCAGTGGCGGCATCGCTATGCGCCTGGCGTCACCGAGAACACTGAACATGTTTTTGGCCTTCAGGTTGCCAGCAAGCTGAAAATCACCACCGCACCGAACGAGCATCGTGACTGGACCTGGATGCCTTGGCAAACCGCGGCCGAGCGCTGCTTTTCGTGGACCAACCGCGACGCCATCCAGGCACTGCCGACACTCCTCAATCTGAAACCCTGA
- a CDS encoding barstar family protein: MTQPLTLRAEHNGVYYLSAERRPAFEAQAQAGQQSIQTIDLARHSTISGALKKIGSTLHFPAWYGANLDALFDCLTDAEWLTENGRIISIFGTQRLCAAQPEAFATLLEVLQSAAETLRTDSILFWVLLDTPNPALNTLPEA; the protein is encoded by the coding sequence ATGACCCAGCCTCTCACCCTGCGGGCCGAGCATAACGGGGTGTATTACCTCTCCGCCGAACGTCGCCCCGCCTTCGAGGCTCAGGCCCAAGCCGGCCAGCAAAGCATCCAGACGATTGACCTGGCTCGCCACTCAACGATTTCCGGCGCACTCAAGAAAATCGGCAGCACCCTGCACTTTCCTGCCTGGTACGGCGCAAATCTGGATGCTTTGTTCGACTGCCTGACCGATGCCGAATGGCTGACAGAAAATGGACGGATCATCTCGATCTTTGGCACGCAACGACTCTGCGCGGCCCAACCGGAAGCCTTCGCGACATTACTCGAAGTGCTGCAATCGGCCGCCGAAACGCTGCGTACGGACAGCATTCTGTTCTGGGTTCTGCTCGACACCCCCAACCCGGCCCTGAACACCCTGCCCGAGGCATGA
- the yihA gene encoding ribosome biogenesis GTP-binding protein YihA/YsxC, translating to MPLFQKAVFLTTVANLRDLPADSVREVAFAGRSNAGKSSAINTLAGRVRLAFVSKTPGRTQHLNYFTLAEGKYFVDLPGYGYAKAPEAIRSQWEGLIGPYLSERDQLAGLVVIMDIRRPMTDLDLKLIDWFRPTGRPIHILLSKADKLSRQQQTKVLRSVKAEVATWGDAALYSVQLFSSLKKMGVEDAEEVLAGWLDMEYKRPAVVAPKPKNKVPPAKGGPGAKMP from the coding sequence ATGCCTCTGTTCCAAAAGGCGGTTTTCTTAACCACCGTTGCCAATCTCCGTGATTTACCCGCCGACTCTGTTCGGGAAGTAGCCTTCGCAGGCCGCTCCAATGCCGGTAAATCTTCTGCCATCAACACCCTGGCCGGTCGCGTGCGTCTGGCTTTCGTCAGCAAGACGCCGGGGCGAACCCAGCACCTGAATTATTTTACCTTGGCCGAGGGCAAGTACTTTGTCGACTTGCCTGGTTATGGCTACGCCAAGGCGCCCGAAGCGATTCGTTCGCAGTGGGAAGGGCTGATTGGGCCATATCTCAGCGAACGCGACCAACTGGCCGGTTTGGTGGTCATCATGGATATCCGTCGTCCGATGACGGATCTTGATCTGAAGTTGATCGACTGGTTCCGGCCGACCGGTCGCCCGATTCATATTCTGCTTTCCAAGGCAGACAAGCTCAGTCGACAGCAGCAAACCAAGGTGCTGCGTTCGGTGAAGGCCGAAGTGGCGACCTGGGGCGATGCGGCCCTGTACTCTGTGCAACTCTTTTCCAGTCTGAAGAAGATGGGGGTTGAGGATGCCGAGGAGGTGCTGGCTGGCTGGCTGGATATGGAATACAAGCGCCCGGCTGTTGTTGCGCCGAAGCCAAAAAACAAAGTGCCCCCGGCTAAGGGGGGGCCGGGGGCAAAAATGCCCTGA
- the argB gene encoding acetylglutamate kinase has protein sequence MSIENLTPGTKAAVLAEALPYIKRFHGKTIVVKYGGNAMTDEHLKSCFARDVVLLELVGFNIVVVHGGGPQIENLLGRVGKKGEFIQGMRVTDAETMELVEMVLGGQVNKDIVNLINQHGGKAVGLTGKDGNFIRAKKLMLENKDHPGDLIDVGQVGEITSIDPSLIDHLDKGAFIPVIAPIGVGKDGETYNINADVVAGKIAEVLKAEKLVLLTNTPGVLDKEGKLITGITPKQIDEMVDDGTLSGGMLPKIGSALDAARNGVKGVHIIDGRVEHALLLEILTDHGVGTMIKSH, from the coding sequence ATGAGCATTGAAAACCTCACCCCAGGCACCAAGGCCGCCGTCCTGGCCGAAGCCCTGCCTTACATCAAGCGTTTCCACGGCAAGACCATCGTCGTCAAATACGGTGGCAACGCCATGACCGACGAACACCTGAAAAGCTGTTTCGCGCGCGATGTCGTACTGCTCGAACTGGTCGGCTTCAACATCGTCGTCGTCCATGGCGGCGGACCGCAAATCGAGAACCTGCTCGGCCGCGTCGGCAAGAAGGGTGAGTTCATTCAGGGCATGCGCGTCACCGACGCCGAGACCATGGAACTGGTTGAAATGGTCCTCGGCGGCCAGGTCAACAAGGACATCGTCAACCTGATCAACCAGCATGGCGGCAAGGCCGTCGGCCTGACCGGCAAGGATGGCAATTTCATCCGCGCCAAGAAGCTGATGCTGGAAAACAAGGATCACCCCGGAGATCTGATCGACGTCGGGCAAGTTGGCGAGATCACCTCGATCGATCCTTCGCTGATCGACCACCTCGACAAGGGTGCTTTCATTCCGGTGATCGCCCCGATCGGCGTCGGTAAGGATGGCGAGACTTACAACATCAATGCCGACGTCGTTGCCGGCAAGATTGCCGAAGTCCTCAAGGCCGAAAAACTGGTGCTGCTGACCAACACCCCGGGCGTGCTCGACAAGGAAGGCAAGCTGATCACCGGCATCACACCGAAGCAGATCGACGAAATGGTCGATGATGGCACGCTGTCCGGTGGCATGCTGCCGAAGATCGGCTCGGCACTGGATGCCGCCCGCAACGGCGTCAAGGGCGTGCACATCATCGATGGCCGCGTCGAACATGCCTTGCTACTCGAAATCCTGACCGACCACGGTGTCGGAACAATGATCAAGTCGCACTGA
- a CDS encoding FmdB family zinc ribbon protein yields the protein MPIYEYRCDSCGAQKEHLQKMSDPQLTTCPACGKESYSKLLSAAGFQLKGSGWYATDFKGGSKPADSTPPCQGGSGACTPCGAN from the coding sequence ATGCCGATTTACGAGTATCGCTGCGACTCCTGCGGCGCCCAGAAAGAACATCTTCAAAAGATGAGCGATCCGCAGCTCACCACATGCCCGGCCTGCGGTAAGGAAAGTTACAGCAAGCTGCTGTCGGCCGCTGGTTTTCAGCTCAAGGGCAGCGGCTGGTATGCCACAGACTTCAAAGGCGGCAGCAAGCCAGCTGACAGCACCCCACCCTGCCAGGGCGGATCGGGAGCATGCACTCCGTGCGGGGCCAATTGA
- a CDS encoding pyrimidine 5'-nucleotidase, with product MMHNPVWLFDLDNTLHNASAHIFPHINLSMRQYIERHLSVDEDEANRIRQDYWTRYGATMLGMMRHHGTDPQHFLEETHQFPELQRQLVFQRATLHMLQRLPGKKILFSNAPGHYAHEILRLTGLDKHFAAVYAVENLKFKPKPMLQGFRTLLRQEHLNPRRCIMVEDSLVNLVSAKKLGMKTVWVSAGSRHSPFVDVKIRSVLQLPQRCGRL from the coding sequence ATGATGCACAACCCCGTTTGGCTATTCGATCTCGACAACACGCTGCACAACGCCTCGGCGCACATTTTCCCGCACATCAATCTATCGATGCGGCAATACATTGAACGCCACCTGAGCGTCGACGAAGATGAAGCGAACCGCATTCGCCAGGACTACTGGACACGCTACGGCGCAACCATGCTCGGCATGATGCGACACCATGGCACCGACCCGCAGCACTTCCTGGAGGAAACCCACCAATTTCCCGAGCTTCAGCGCCAACTTGTCTTTCAGCGCGCCACCTTGCACATGCTGCAGCGACTACCTGGCAAGAAAATTCTCTTTTCGAATGCGCCAGGACATTACGCCCATGAAATCCTCCGCCTGACCGGACTGGACAAGCATTTTGCTGCGGTCTACGCGGTTGAAAACCTTAAATTCAAACCCAAGCCGATGCTGCAGGGATTTCGCACCCTGCTTCGCCAAGAGCACCTGAATCCACGCCGTTGCATCATGGTCGAAGACAGTCTGGTCAATTTGGTCAGCGCCAAAAAGCTGGGCATGAAAACGGTGTGGGTAAGTGCTGGCTCACGTCACTCACCTTTTGTTGACGTCAAGATTCGCTCCGTCCTGCAGTTGCCGCAACGTTGCGGTCGACTATAA
- a CDS encoding ribonuclease domain-containing protein, translated as MMIWMRFLLVAWLAIGSAFGFTWGNTAVDGIPVGDLPIEARQTLRLIKDGGPFPFPRDGIVFGNFEKRLPLQKRGYYREYTVKTPGVRSRGARRIIAGNSDEFYYTEDHYASFRRIRE; from the coding sequence ATGATGATCTGGATGCGCTTCCTGCTGGTCGCCTGGCTGGCCATCGGAAGCGCATTTGGCTTCACTTGGGGCAATACTGCGGTCGACGGCATTCCCGTTGGTGATTTGCCGATCGAGGCTCGCCAAACACTGCGTCTGATCAAGGATGGGGGGCCTTTCCCCTTTCCCCGTGACGGCATTGTTTTCGGCAATTTCGAAAAGCGCCTGCCGCTGCAAAAACGTGGCTATTACCGTGAATACACGGTCAAGACACCGGGCGTCCGCAGTCGCGGAGCACGCCGGATCATTGCCGGAAACAGCGACGAGTTCTACTACACCGAGGACCACTACGCGTCCTTCCGGCGCATACGGGAGTAA
- the hemB gene encoding porphobilinogen synthase → MSATGQFPATRMRRMRRDDFSRRLMRESVLTVDDFIYPVFVLEGEGRVEKVGSMPGVERQSLDILLKTAERAVKLGIPALALFPVIDAPLKSLGAEEAYNDSGLVPRVVQALKREFPELGVITDVALDPYTSHGQDGLIDASGYVLNDETLEVLARQALCHAQAGADVVAPSDMMDGRIGRIRAELNQAGQIYTRILAYSAKYASAFYGPFRDAVGSAGNLGKGNKYTYQMDPANTDEALKEVALDLEEGADMVMVKPGMPYLDIVRRVKEEFKVPTYAYQVSGEYAMLKAAAQNGWLDEKACVLESLLAFKRAGADGILTYFALDAAEYLQR, encoded by the coding sequence ATGAGTGCTACCGGACAATTCCCCGCTACTCGTATGCGCCGGATGCGGCGTGACGATTTTTCCCGTCGCCTGATGCGGGAGTCGGTTCTTACGGTCGACGACTTTATTTACCCTGTTTTCGTGTTGGAGGGTGAAGGGCGGGTCGAGAAGGTTGGTTCGATGCCCGGTGTCGAGCGTCAATCGCTGGATATCCTGCTGAAAACGGCTGAGCGTGCAGTCAAACTGGGAATTCCCGCCCTGGCCCTATTTCCGGTGATCGATGCACCCTTGAAATCGCTTGGCGCCGAAGAGGCTTATAACGATAGCGGCCTGGTGCCGCGCGTCGTCCAGGCGCTCAAGCGTGAATTCCCCGAGCTGGGCGTTATTACCGACGTGGCACTCGATCCCTACACGAGTCACGGTCAGGATGGCCTGATCGATGCAAGTGGCTATGTGCTGAATGATGAAACCCTGGAGGTGCTGGCTCGCCAGGCACTTTGTCATGCCCAGGCCGGGGCTGATGTGGTTGCACCTTCCGACATGATGGATGGGCGTATCGGCCGTATTCGTGCCGAGCTGAATCAGGCCGGACAAATCTATACGCGCATCCTGGCTTATTCCGCCAAATATGCCTCGGCCTTCTACGGCCCCTTCCGCGATGCCGTCGGTTCGGCGGGCAATCTGGGCAAGGGCAACAAGTACACTTACCAGATGGATCCGGCTAATACCGACGAGGCGCTCAAGGAAGTGGCGCTGGATCTGGAGGAGGGTGCCGATATGGTCATGGTCAAGCCTGGCATGCCGTATCTCGACATCGTTCGTCGGGTCAAAGAGGAATTCAAGGTGCCGACCTATGCCTATCAGGTCAGCGGTGAGTATGCGATGCTCAAGGCGGCTGCCCAGAATGGCTGGCTGGACGAGAAGGCTTGCGTACTGGAAAGCTTGCTGGCTTTCAAGCGAGCCGGTGCCGATGGCATCCTGACCTACTTTGCACTGGATGCGGCTGAATACCTGCAGCGCTGA
- a CDS encoding A24 family peptidase: MLPDSLAVLAGMAAVLGLCIGSFLNVVIHRLPKMMELDWHAQCADLQGKPVSTGEALSLSKPSSRCPACGHCITASQNIPVISYLLLKGKCASCHTKISIRYPVIEFITGALSAFTVWHFGPSLQALGALFLIWMLIGLAAIDFDTQLLPDSMTLPLLWCGLALNITGTFTDLPSAVIGAMAGYLALWSVFWLFKLATGKEGMGYGDFKLLAALGAWLGWQMLPTIILLSSVVGAGVGITLIIAARHGRNVPIPFGPYLAAAGGIALFWGTELTHRYLELIY; encoded by the coding sequence ATGCTTCCTGACTCACTTGCTGTTCTTGCCGGCATGGCAGCCGTATTGGGCTTGTGTATCGGCAGCTTCCTGAACGTCGTGATTCACCGACTCCCCAAAATGATGGAGCTCGATTGGCACGCACAGTGCGCCGATTTGCAGGGAAAACCAGTGTCGACCGGGGAAGCGCTCAGTTTGTCGAAACCTAGCTCCCGTTGCCCGGCGTGCGGTCATTGCATTACGGCCAGTCAAAACATTCCGGTTATCAGCTATCTGTTGCTCAAAGGAAAATGCGCGTCCTGCCACACGAAAATCTCGATTCGCTACCCTGTTATTGAATTCATCACCGGAGCCCTTTCCGCCTTCACGGTTTGGCACTTCGGTCCTAGCCTGCAGGCTCTGGGGGCTCTGTTTCTGATCTGGATGCTGATCGGGCTAGCAGCGATCGACTTTGATACACAACTACTCCCTGATTCCATGACGCTTCCACTGCTCTGGTGCGGACTGGCGCTGAATATCACAGGCACATTCACGGATCTGCCATCGGCCGTAATTGGCGCAATGGCTGGCTACCTAGCACTCTGGTCTGTTTTCTGGCTATTCAAACTGGCGACCGGCAAAGAAGGCATGGGATATGGTGACTTCAAACTGCTCGCCGCCCTCGGTGCATGGCTTGGCTGGCAGATGCTGCCGACCATCATCCTCCTCTCCTCCGTGGTTGGCGCCGGCGTCGGCATTACCTTGATCATTGCAGCACGACATGGACGCAACGTCCCCATCCCATTCGGCCCTTATCTGGCCGCGGCAGGCGGCATCGCCCTGTTTTGGGGAACGGAGCTGACACACCGTTACCTTGAACTGATCTACTGA
- the aspS gene encoding aspartate--tRNA ligase, which translates to MRTHYCGQLNAALDGQIVTLCGWAHRRRDHGGVIFIDLRDREGLAQVVCDPDRPEMFAIAESVRNEFCLKITGKVRPRPAGTTNANLASGEIEILCQEIEVLNASVTPPFQLDEDNLSENVRLTHRVIDLRRPQMQNNLMLRYKTARAFRRFLDDNGFIDIETPMLTKSTPEGARDYLVPSRVHDGQFFALPQSPQLFKQLLMVAGYDRYYQIVKCFRDEDLRADRQPEFTQVDIETSFMSEAEITALMEKLIRTVFKEAIDVDLPEFPRMTYAEAMHRFGSDKPDLRVTLELTEVTDAFKDVAFKVFAGVANSAGGRIAAMRIPGGATLTRGEIDAYTQFVGIYGAKGLAYIKVNDVTQINETGLQSPIVKNLSEASLKAVIERTGAQSGDLIFFGADKAKIVNDALGALRIKIGHEKGFVTGAKWAPLWVIDFPMFEYDDESKRWTACHHPFTSPKDEHLQFLETDPGKCLAKAYDLALNGWELGGGSVRIHRSEVQEKVFSALNIGPEEQQAKFGFLLDALKYGAPPHGGLAFGLDRIVTMMTGAESIRDVIAFPKTQRAQCLLTDAPSPVDEKQLRELHIRLRQKVETQVDVPKA; encoded by the coding sequence ATGCGTACCCATTACTGCGGACAACTCAATGCCGCCCTCGACGGGCAAATCGTCACCCTGTGCGGCTGGGCCCATCGTCGGCGCGACCACGGCGGCGTTATCTTCATCGACCTGCGCGACCGCGAGGGTCTGGCGCAAGTCGTTTGCGACCCTGACCGCCCTGAAATGTTCGCCATCGCCGAATCCGTACGCAACGAGTTCTGCCTGAAAATCACCGGCAAAGTTCGTCCGCGTCCGGCCGGCACGACCAATGCTAACCTGGCATCCGGCGAAATCGAAATCCTGTGCCAGGAAATCGAAGTGTTGAACGCCTCGGTCACCCCGCCGTTCCAACTCGACGAAGACAATCTGTCGGAAAACGTTCGCCTGACCCATCGCGTCATCGACCTGCGTCGCCCGCAGATGCAGAACAACCTGATGCTGCGCTACAAAACTGCGCGCGCTTTCCGTCGCTTCCTCGACGACAACGGCTTCATCGACATCGAAACGCCGATGCTGACCAAGTCGACCCCGGAAGGCGCTCGTGACTATCTGGTTCCGTCGCGCGTCCATGACGGCCAGTTCTTCGCCCTGCCGCAATCCCCGCAACTCTTCAAGCAGCTGCTGATGGTCGCCGGTTACGACCGCTACTACCAGATCGTCAAGTGTTTCCGCGACGAAGACCTGCGCGCCGACCGCCAACCAGAATTCACCCAGGTCGATATCGAAACCTCGTTCATGAGCGAGGCTGAAATCACAGCCCTGATGGAAAAGCTGATCCGCACCGTGTTCAAGGAAGCAATCGACGTGGACCTGCCGGAATTTCCGCGCATGACCTACGCCGAAGCCATGCATCGCTTCGGTTCAGACAAGCCGGATTTGCGCGTCACCCTCGAACTGACCGAAGTCACCGATGCCTTCAAGGATGTCGCCTTCAAGGTCTTTGCCGGTGTCGCCAACAGTGCTGGCGGCCGTATTGCGGCCATGCGCATTCCGGGCGGCGCTACGCTGACCCGCGGCGAGATCGACGCCTACACCCAGTTCGTCGGCATCTACGGCGCCAAGGGTCTGGCCTACATCAAGGTCAACGACGTCACGCAAATCAACGAAACCGGCCTCCAGTCGCCAATCGTCAAGAATCTTTCCGAAGCCTCGCTCAAGGCCGTCATCGAACGCACCGGCGCGCAATCCGGCGACCTGATTTTCTTCGGCGCCGACAAGGCCAAGATCGTCAACGACGCCCTCGGCGCACTGCGCATCAAGATCGGCCATGAAAAGGGCTTCGTCACCGGCGCCAAGTGGGCTCCGCTGTGGGTCATCGACTTCCCGATGTTTGAATACGACGACGAATCCAAGCGCTGGACCGCCTGTCACCACCCGTTCACCAGCCCGAAGGACGAGCACCTGCAGTTCCTCGAAACGGATCCGGGCAAGTGCCTGGCCAAGGCCTACGACCTGGCGCTGAACGGCTGGGAACTGGGGGGCGGCTCGGTTCGTATCCACCGTTCCGAAGTACAGGAAAAGGTTTTCTCGGCCCTCAACATCGGCCCGGAAGAACAGCAAGCCAAGTTCGGCTTCCTGCTCGACGCGCTCAAGTACGGTGCTCCACCGCACGGCGGCCTGGCCTTCGGCCTGGACCGTATCGTCACGATGATGACCGGTGCCGAGTCGATCCGCGACGTGATCGCCTTCCCGAAAACCCAGCGTGCCCAATGCCTGCTAACCGACGCACCGTCCCCGGTCGACGAAAAGCAACTGCGTGAATTGCACATCCGCCTGCGTCAAAAGGTGGAAACGCAGGTCGACGTCCCCAAGGCCTAA
- the slmA gene encoding nucleoid occlusion factor SlmA encodes MAVKPGERRLQILQTLAEMLEVPKGEKITTAALAAKLDCSEAALYRHFASKAQMYEGLIEFIEQSLFGVINQITAEESQGFNQVEQILSLLLRFAQKNRGMTRVLIGDALVNENERLQQRINALLDKLEAALKQALRIAATQDNLKADADFASLANLLRCYAVGRWEQYARSGFTREPLAQWQQQWPMLYFACLSQSGAPGG; translated from the coding sequence ATGGCCGTCAAACCGGGCGAACGCCGCCTGCAAATTCTGCAAACACTCGCCGAGATGCTGGAAGTACCCAAAGGCGAAAAGATCACCACGGCAGCACTGGCTGCCAAGCTTGACTGTTCGGAGGCGGCGCTTTACCGCCATTTCGCCAGCAAGGCCCAGATGTATGAAGGCCTGATCGAGTTCATTGAACAAAGTCTTTTTGGCGTCATCAACCAGATCACCGCCGAAGAAAGCCAGGGCTTCAATCAGGTTGAGCAAATTCTCAGCCTGCTACTGCGCTTCGCCCAGAAAAATCGGGGCATGACCCGCGTCCTGATCGGTGACGCATTGGTCAATGAAAACGAACGTCTGCAACAGCGGATCAATGCCCTGCTCGACAAACTGGAAGCGGCCCTCAAGCAGGCGCTACGTATTGCCGCCACCCAGGACAACCTGAAAGCCGATGCCGATTTCGCCTCACTGGCCAACCTGCTGCGCTGCTATGCCGTTGGCCGCTGGGAACAATACGCGCGCAGCGGGTTCACCCGCGAACCGCTGGCCCAGTGGCAACAGCAGTGGCCAATGCTTTATTTCGCCTGCCTGTCGCAGTCAGGTGCACCGGGCGGGTAA
- a CDS encoding DUF502 domain-containing protein, translating into MKRYFITGLLIWVPLVITGWVLSTIVSALDQSLRLLPESIHPQHLFGFAIPGAGALLTLGMILLTGLLAANFIGQKLVVWWEKLLARIPVVNSVYNSVKQVSDTLFSPNGNAFRKAVLVRYPHQGSWTIAFLTGQPGGDVVNHLDGDYVSVYVPTTPNPTSGFFLMMPSSEVQELDMTVDEALKYIISMGVVAPPPNPRVITNT; encoded by the coding sequence ATCAAACGTTACTTCATTACCGGGCTACTCATCTGGGTCCCCCTGGTCATTACCGGGTGGGTGCTGTCGACCATAGTCAGCGCACTCGACCAGTCACTGCGGCTCCTGCCCGAGTCAATTCATCCTCAACACCTCTTCGGCTTCGCCATTCCTGGCGCTGGCGCACTGTTAACGTTGGGCATGATCCTGCTGACCGGACTGCTGGCAGCCAATTTCATCGGACAAAAACTGGTGGTCTGGTGGGAAAAACTTCTGGCCCGCATCCCTGTCGTGAATTCGGTCTACAACAGCGTCAAGCAGGTTTCAGACACGCTCTTCTCGCCTAACGGCAATGCTTTCCGCAAGGCAGTCCTGGTTCGCTACCCGCACCAGGGAAGCTGGACCATTGCCTTTCTGACGGGGCAGCCCGGTGGTGACGTTGTCAACCACCTTGATGGCGACTATGTCAGCGTTTATGTTCCGACGACCCCTAACCCGACCTCCGGCTTCTTCCTGATGATGCCATCCAGCGAAGTACAGGAGCTCGACATGACGGTCGACGAAGCCCTGAAATACATTATCTCGATGGGGGTCGTGGCACCGCCACCCAACCCGCGCGTTATCACCAACACCTGA
- a CDS encoding type II secretion system F family protein, which translates to MATAAKPKASAVKESPFLWEGKNRDGKTVRGEMRAASESVVQTTLRRQGITNAKIKKVRFKSGGRITGKDIALFTRQLATMMKSGVPLLQSFDIVGRGHSNPAVGKLLLDIKADVETGSSLSQAFRKYPLQFDALYCNLVSAGEQAGILDSLLDRLATYQEKIIAIKSKIKSALFYPIAVIVVAFIITAVIMIFVIPAFKDVFKSFGADLPAPTLIVIAISDFFVAYWWAIFGLIGGGLYFFIESWRRSEKIQIVMDRLLLRAPVFGEIVRKSVIARWTRTLATMFAAGVPLVESLDSVGGAAGNHVYKIATKQIQGEVSTGTSLTTAMQNVNIFPNMVTQMVAIGEESGALDSMLSKVADFFEQEVDDAVEAMSSLMEPIIMVVLGTLIGGMVVSMYLPIFKLGSVV; encoded by the coding sequence ATGGCTACCGCCGCCAAACCGAAAGCCTCGGCAGTCAAGGAGTCCCCTTTTTTATGGGAAGGCAAGAATCGCGACGGAAAAACCGTACGCGGAGAAATGCGTGCGGCAAGCGAGTCCGTCGTCCAGACTACACTGCGGCGCCAAGGCATCACGAATGCAAAGATCAAAAAAGTCCGCTTCAAAAGTGGCGGTCGGATCACTGGCAAGGATATCGCCCTGTTCACCCGGCAATTGGCGACCATGATGAAGTCAGGCGTCCCCCTGCTCCAGTCGTTTGATATTGTCGGAAGAGGGCACTCAAACCCAGCCGTAGGAAAACTGCTTCTCGACATCAAGGCAGATGTCGAGACAGGCAGTTCACTTTCTCAAGCATTTCGAAAATACCCACTGCAGTTCGACGCCCTCTACTGCAATTTGGTCTCAGCCGGTGAACAGGCCGGCATTCTGGATAGCCTTCTAGATCGCCTAGCGACTTACCAAGAAAAAATCATCGCTATCAAGAGCAAGATCAAGTCAGCCTTGTTCTATCCGATCGCAGTTATTGTCGTGGCATTCATTATTACTGCCGTGATCATGATCTTCGTCATTCCGGCATTTAAAGATGTTTTCAAAAGTTTTGGTGCAGACCTGCCTGCACCAACATTGATTGTGATTGCCATATCGGATTTTTTTGTCGCTTATTGGTGGGCCATATTCGGGCTTATCGGCGGAGGTCTGTACTTCTTTATCGAAAGCTGGCGCCGCTCCGAAAAAATACAAATCGTCATGGACCGCCTGCTGTTGCGTGCACCAGTCTTCGGAGAAATAGTCCGAAAATCCGTTATTGCCCGGTGGACCAGAACATTGGCAACCATGTTTGCGGCAGGCGTTCCTCTCGTTGAGTCACTCGACTCGGTGGGTGGTGCTGCCGGCAACCACGTGTACAAAATTGCGACAAAGCAGATTCAAGGCGAAGTATCCACAGGTACCAGCCTGACCACGGCAATGCAGAACGTGAACATTTTCCCGAATATGGTGACACAAATGGTTGCGATCGGAGAAGAATCCGGAGCTCTGGACTCAATGCTTTCCAAGGTTGCTGACTTCTTTGAACAGGAAGTCGATGATGCGGTCGAGGCCATGTCCAGTCTGATGGAACCCATCATCATGGTCGTTCTGGGTACACTGATCGGCGGCATGGTGGTTTCAATGTACCTCCCCATATTCAAACTTGGTTCAGTTGTCTGA